One stretch of Excalfactoria chinensis isolate bCotChi1 chromosome 2, bCotChi1.hap2, whole genome shotgun sequence DNA includes these proteins:
- the NAPG gene encoding gamma-soluble NSF attachment protein — MAAQKINEALEHIAKAEKYLKTGFLKWKPDYDSAATEYGKAAVAFKNAKQFDQAREACLREAEAHENNKALFHAAKAYEQAGMMLKEMQRLPEAVQLIEKASMMYLENGTPDTAAIALERAGKLIENVSPEKAVQLYQQAASVFENEERLRQALEMLGKASRLLVRGRRLDEAALSLQKEKSIYKEIENYPTCYKKTIAQVLVHLHRNDYVAAERCVRESYSIPGFNGSEDCAALEQLLEGYDQQDQDQVSEVCNLPLFKYMDNDYAKLGLTLVVPGGGIKKKSPNATQDKTKGPATVGSHADEEEDEYSGGLC; from the exons ATGGCGGCTCAGAAGATAAACGAGGCCCTGGAGCACATCGCGAAAGCGGAGAAATA CTTGAAAACTGGATTCTTAAAATGGAAACCAGATTATGATAGTGCAGCTACTGAATACGGGAAGGCAG CTGTTGCCTTTAAGAATGCCAAGCAGTTTGACCAGGCAAGGGAAGCCTGTTTACGAGAAGCTGAAGCacatgaaaacaacaaagc TCTCTTTCATGCTGCTAA agcttatGAACAAGCTGGCATGATGCTAAAG GAGATGCAGAGGCTCCCTGAAGCTGTTCAGCTGATAGAGAAAGCCAGCATGATGTACCTGGAGAACGGGACACCGGATACAGCAGCCATTGCACTGGAACGGGCTGGGAA ATTAATAGAAAACGTGAGCCCAGAGAAGGCTGTACAGCTGTATCAGCAGGCAGCATCAGTGTTTGAA AATGAAGAACGTTTACGGCAAGCATTAGAAATGTTGGGGAAAGCGTCAAGACTTCTAGTCAGAGGACGCAG ATTGGATGAGGCTGCGTTGTcccttcaaaaggaaaaaagtatttataaggAAATTGAAAATTATCCAACATGCTATAAG aaaactATTGCTCAAGTCTTAGTTCATCTTCACAGAAATGATTATGTTGCTGCAGAAAGATGTGTGAGGGAAAGCTATAG TATACCTGGATTTAATGGAAGTGAAGACTGTGCGGCACTAGAGCAACTTCTGGAAGGATATGATCAGCAAGATCAGGATCAAGTTTCTGAAGTCTGTAACTTGCCTCTCTTCAAATACATGGACAATGAT TATGCCAAGCTTGGTCTTACCTTGGTGGTCCCGGGAGGTGGAATCAAGAAGAAATCTCCAAATGCTacacaagacaaaacaaaaggacCAGCCACAGTGGGCTCTCATGCtgatgaggaagaggatgaaTATTCTGGTGGACTGTGCTAG